From Acidimicrobiales bacterium, one genomic window encodes:
- a CDS encoding ABC transporter permease, producing the protein MNPNTASDTDSATLARPSSFLWDVATVARRAVRSLGREPEFIVPALIVPVFFFIVNVGALQDVAEQIPGVDYKAFQLPVAIVFAVTGVSRASTLVVDIESGYLDRLLITPVRRSALLLGLMVADVVLVAGLAFGVTLLGFVAGVSFATGIAGYLVFMVIASLWGLAFTGFPYTVALRTGNPAAVNSSFILFFPFAFLTTSFVPQEAMTGWLAAIADYNPVTYLLGGLRSLLTDGWDWSSIGQAFAATVGLGLVTFTMAFRALAARTRTG; encoded by the coding sequence ATGAACCCCAACACTGCGTCCGATACCGATTCGGCCACCCTCGCCAGGCCTTCGTCGTTCCTGTGGGACGTTGCCACGGTGGCTCGGCGAGCTGTTCGCTCGCTGGGCCGCGAACCCGAGTTCATCGTGCCTGCGCTGATCGTTCCGGTGTTCTTCTTCATCGTCAACGTAGGTGCCCTGCAAGATGTCGCCGAGCAGATTCCCGGCGTCGACTACAAGGCGTTCCAGCTGCCGGTGGCCATCGTGTTCGCGGTCACCGGTGTGTCGCGGGCCTCGACGCTGGTCGTCGACATCGAATCCGGCTACCTCGATCGGTTGTTGATAACACCGGTCAGGCGTTCGGCGTTGCTGTTGGGCCTCATGGTGGCCGACGTCGTGCTGGTCGCGGGCCTTGCCTTCGGAGTGACCTTGCTGGGGTTCGTCGCCGGCGTGAGCTTTGCCACCGGCATTGCCGGCTATCTGGTGTTCATGGTCATCGCATCGCTGTGGGGCCTGGCCTTCACCGGGTTCCCCTACACGGTCGCCCTGCGCACCGGCAACCCCGCTGCCGTCAACTCGTCGTTCATCCTGTTCTTCCCGTTCGCCTTCCTCACCACGTCGTTCGTGCCCCAGGAAGCGATGACAGGCTGGCTGGCCGCCATAGCCGACTACAACCCGGTGACATACCTGCTCGGCGGGCTTCGCAGCCTGCTCACCGACGGCTGGGACTGGAGCTCGATCGGGCAGGCCTTTGCCGCCACCGTCGGGCTGGGTCTGGTGACGTTCACGATGGCTTTCCGGGCGCTGGCCGCCCGAACCCGCACCGGCTGA
- a CDS encoding DUF3039 domain-containing protein, translating to MQTFRAATELETGTTTTIEHDTEHHLDEPGDHDRFAHYVPKSEITKAMVTGEPCTALCGKKWVPSRVPENYPVCPDCKKIYELRAKMGL from the coding sequence ATGCAGACGTTCAGGGCGGCAACCGAACTCGAGACCGGCACCACCACGACGATCGAGCACGACACCGAGCATCACCTCGACGAGCCGGGCGACCACGACCGATTCGCCCACTACGTGCCCAAATCCGAGATAACCAAGGCCATGGTCACAGGCGAGCCGTGCACCGCGCTGTGCGGCAAGAAGTGGGTGCCATCGCGCGTCCCCGAGAACTATCCGGTCTGCCCCGACTGCAAGAAGATCTACGAGTTGCGGGCCAAGATGGGGCTCTAG
- a CDS encoding oxygenase MpaB family protein: MAPISGNTPGLELIRDRIGASVRNVLSGGHSSSPDEVDLAPFSEPPGDPGLFGPDSVAWQVHADPAMLIGGIRSLLMQTTHPLAMAGVAEHSNYRSDPWGRLHRTAQYVTITSYGGTAQAQRAIRNVKAIHKRVKGVAPGGRPYSASDPDLVTWVHVTEVDSFLTSVQRFGTTQLSPEQADRYVDEMAQLGLAMGAKEVPRSVADIAAYYKSVDSQLEAGPQARSAIRFLMWPPVPSRIRPAYAVLAAAAVSTMPMRLRKMLWLPETPSIDKALVVPAGELCTAVLGWALGPSPVVEAALRRAGATDAAG, from the coding sequence TTGGCACCGATCTCAGGCAACACCCCGGGACTCGAACTGATCCGCGACCGCATCGGCGCCTCGGTCCGAAACGTGCTCAGCGGCGGACACAGTTCGTCACCAGACGAAGTCGACCTGGCCCCCTTCAGCGAGCCGCCAGGCGATCCGGGCCTGTTTGGCCCAGATTCGGTGGCCTGGCAGGTACACGCCGACCCGGCGATGCTGATCGGAGGCATCCGGTCGCTGCTGATGCAAACGACGCACCCGCTGGCCATGGCGGGAGTTGCCGAGCACTCGAACTATCGAAGCGACCCTTGGGGTCGGCTTCATCGCACCGCTCAATACGTCACCATCACCTCCTACGGCGGAACCGCCCAAGCCCAGCGTGCGATCCGCAACGTCAAGGCGATCCACAAGAGGGTCAAGGGCGTGGCCCCTGGCGGCAGGCCCTATTCGGCATCAGACCCCGATCTGGTGACCTGGGTGCACGTCACCGAGGTAGACAGCTTCTTGACCTCGGTGCAGCGGTTCGGCACCACACAGCTGTCGCCCGAGCAGGCCGATCGGTATGTCGACGAGATGGCCCAACTGGGGTTGGCCATGGGAGCCAAAGAGGTTCCCCGCTCGGTCGCAGACATCGCCGCCTACTACAAGTCGGTCGACTCGCAGCTCGAGGCCGGTCCTCAAGCCAGGTCTGCCATTCGGTTCTTGATGTGGCCGCCGGTGCCGTCGCGAATCCGCCCGGCCTATGCCGTGTTGGCGGCGGCCGCGGTGTCGACCATGCCCATGCGGCTGCGCAAGATGTTGTGGCTGCCCGAGACCCCTTCGATCGACAAGGCCTTGGTGGTGCCTGCGGGCGAGCTGTGCACAGCGGTGCTGGGTTGGGCGCTGGGCCCGAGCCCGGTGGTCGAGGCCGCATTGCGCCGCGCCGGGGCCACGGATGCCGCCGGCTGA
- a CDS encoding cytochrome c biogenesis protein CcdA: MSDFETVTFFSYLVAFGAGIISFLSPCVLPIVPGYISIVTGLSAAELREGGRKHTLAISRDTGMFVGGFTAVFVLLGLSASSVGNFLFDNQVVLTRLSGALMVLMALFMVGSIFLKAPWLYQEARFHPQLGKFGRGAPAIAGAAFGFGWTPCIGPVLASILGVAASSGRATQGATLLFAYSMGLGVPFLATGLAFGKLTGAFAWVKRHFTYIVIGSAVLLGAFGVVLMLNRLPWLTAELTRLMDAVGLDRLIELG, encoded by the coding sequence ATGAGCGACTTCGAAACCGTCACGTTCTTCTCCTATCTGGTGGCTTTCGGCGCGGGAATCATCTCGTTCCTGTCTCCGTGCGTGCTGCCGATAGTTCCCGGGTACATCTCGATAGTCACGGGGCTGTCCGCGGCCGAGTTGCGCGAGGGCGGTCGAAAGCACACCCTGGCCATCAGCCGTGATACCGGCATGTTCGTCGGCGGCTTTACGGCCGTGTTCGTGTTGCTTGGCCTGTCGGCCAGCTCGGTTGGCAACTTCTTGTTCGACAACCAGGTGGTTCTGACGCGCCTGTCTGGCGCCCTGATGGTGCTGATGGCGCTGTTCATGGTGGGGTCGATCTTCTTGAAGGCTCCGTGGCTTTATCAGGAGGCCCGTTTCCACCCGCAGCTCGGCAAGTTCGGCCGGGGGGCTCCCGCCATCGCCGGAGCCGCGTTCGGATTCGGCTGGACACCGTGCATCGGGCCGGTGTTGGCTTCGATCCTCGGAGTGGCCGCGAGCTCGGGTCGCGCCACCCAGGGCGCAACCCTGCTGTTTGCCTATTCGATGGGTTTGGGAGTGCCGTTCCTGGCCACCGGCCTGGCGTTCGGCAAGCTGACCGGTGCCTTCGCCTGGGTCAAGCGCCACTTCACCTACATCGTCATCGGCTCTGCCGTGTTGCTGGGGGCATTCGGGGTGGTGTTGATGCTGAATCGCCTACCCTGGCTCACCGCCGAGCTGACCCGGCTGATGGACGCTGTCGGCCTCGACCGCCTCATCGAGCTGGGCTAG
- a CDS encoding glutaredoxin domain-containing protein, translating to MSETPIDLYWRPGCGFCMALERGLGKVGDLPISRHNIWDDPEAAAFVRQHANGNETVPTVRVGSKVVVNPTAAEVMQLLAQEHPEAVPEGYEPPQPGPVGRAVNRLLGG from the coding sequence ATGTCCGAAACACCGATCGACCTGTACTGGCGGCCCGGCTGTGGATTCTGCATGGCTCTCGAGCGGGGCCTGGGCAAGGTCGGCGACCTGCCGATCAGCCGCCACAACATCTGGGATGACCCCGAGGCCGCGGCCTTCGTCCGCCAGCACGCCAACGGCAACGAGACCGTGCCGACGGTGAGGGTTGGTTCGAAGGTGGTGGTGAACCCCACCGCCGCCGAGGTCATGCAGTTGTTGGCCCAGGAGCACCCCGAGGCTGTTCCCGAGGGCTACGAACCACCGCAGCCCGGCCCGGTCGGCCGAGCCGTCAATCGCCTTCTGGGAGGCTGA
- a CDS encoding PaaI family thioesterase, whose protein sequence is MAWSDIPPADHFAELSEEQLQRWSRFGDTERTHLMKHLSISLAEVRNGYCRLVMPLRPEHLNLPGVLHGGTVSALLDTVVVPAVAAAYDQPVPMVTVDMHVSFVGSVRDQDVEAIGWVTRRGRSVVFCRAAVQTTDGKRVADATVIYKVSLPEGD, encoded by the coding sequence ATGGCCTGGTCAGACATTCCTCCTGCAGATCACTTTGCCGAGTTGTCAGAGGAACAGCTTCAGCGCTGGTCGCGGTTCGGCGATACCGAGCGCACCCACCTGATGAAGCACCTGTCGATCAGTCTCGCCGAGGTTCGCAACGGATATTGCCGGCTGGTGATGCCGCTGCGCCCCGAACATCTGAACCTGCCCGGAGTGCTTCACGGCGGCACGGTGAGCGCTCTGCTGGACACAGTGGTGGTGCCTGCGGTGGCGGCGGCCTATGACCAACCGGTACCCATGGTCACCGTAGACATGCACGTGTCGTTCGTCGGATCGGTGCGCGACCAAGACGTCGAGGCGATCGGCTGGGTCACGCGCCGAGGCAGAAGTGTGGTGTTCTGCCGGGCCGCTGTTCAGACCACGGACGGCAAACGGGTTGCCGACGCGACCGTGATCTACAAGGTCAGCCTCCCAGAAGGCGATTGA
- a CDS encoding prolyl oligopeptidase family serine peptidase, whose translation MAYTLDQAGQKASFVLGGVPFVADATTGAVDGLEIEGSAFDARISPDGSVVAYVDGPALRVVGAERSDALVVGEDQPTVSWGSAEFVAGEEMGRTRGFWWAPDSLHLVATRVDLAPVDTWHLADPTNPGVEPRSMPYPAAGTANAEVTLAVFDLDGGRVDVDLTLAGDGSPWEYLADVVWNQHGLFAVVQPRDQRRTVVLSIDPQTGAVATVAEIEDPTWVELVPGSPSWIAGAMVTVAEVDDTRQLVVDGQAVSGTGLWVRSVVGEFLGGIVFTASADPTEVHVYRWTRAGLEQLTVEPGVHSAHLGGATMVVTSRSLERPGLKVEVRSGPAVYGIADLSETPVLNPSVTILRAGTRQLATAVLFPNGVDPAEAAALPVLLDPYGGPHAQRVQHNHALFTTSQWFADQGFVVVVTDGRGTPGRTSSFERAVWGDLAAPVLEDQVDALHAVAERYPGALDLQRVAIRGWSFGGYLAALAVMRRPDVFHAAVAGAPVTDWRLYDTHYTERYLGHPDAYPEHYSGTSLMADAHKLTRPLMLIHGLADDNVVSAHTLQLSGHLLAAGRPHTVLPLSGVSHMTPQEVVAENLLLLQLEFLREALR comes from the coding sequence GTGGCCTACACGCTCGATCAGGCGGGGCAGAAGGCCTCGTTCGTGCTGGGAGGCGTGCCCTTCGTCGCCGACGCGACCACCGGCGCTGTCGACGGGCTGGAGATAGAGGGCTCGGCCTTTGATGCCCGCATCTCACCCGACGGGTCGGTCGTGGCCTATGTCGACGGCCCGGCGCTGAGGGTGGTCGGCGCCGAGCGGAGCGACGCCCTGGTCGTGGGCGAAGACCAACCGACGGTGTCGTGGGGCAGCGCCGAGTTCGTAGCGGGCGAGGAGATGGGCCGCACCCGTGGGTTCTGGTGGGCGCCCGACAGCTTGCATCTGGTTGCGACGCGCGTCGACCTGGCGCCCGTCGACACCTGGCACCTCGCCGACCCGACCAACCCCGGCGTCGAACCGCGCTCCATGCCCTACCCGGCCGCCGGCACCGCCAACGCCGAGGTGACGCTGGCCGTATTCGATCTCGACGGAGGTCGGGTCGACGTCGACCTGACCCTGGCGGGCGACGGGTCGCCGTGGGAGTACCTGGCCGACGTGGTGTGGAATCAGCACGGTCTGTTCGCTGTGGTGCAGCCGCGCGACCAGCGCCGCACCGTGGTGTTGTCAATCGATCCCCAGACGGGTGCGGTGGCCACGGTCGCCGAGATCGAAGACCCGACGTGGGTCGAACTGGTCCCCGGGTCGCCTTCGTGGATCGCCGGAGCGATGGTCACCGTCGCAGAGGTCGACGACACCCGCCAGCTCGTGGTCGACGGCCAGGCGGTCAGCGGCACGGGCTTGTGGGTGCGCTCGGTCGTCGGCGAATTCCTGGGCGGCATCGTGTTCACCGCGTCTGCCGACCCCACCGAAGTGCACGTGTATCGGTGGACCCGGGCGGGCCTCGAGCAGCTCACGGTCGAACCCGGTGTCCACTCGGCGCATCTCGGCGGAGCCACGATGGTGGTCACCAGCCGCTCGCTCGAGCGGCCCGGCCTGAAGGTCGAGGTTCGGTCCGGTCCGGCGGTGTACGGCATCGCCGATCTGTCCGAGACCCCGGTGCTGAATCCTTCCGTCACGATTCTGCGCGCCGGAACCAGGCAGCTGGCGACAGCGGTGTTGTTCCCCAACGGTGTCGATCCGGCCGAAGCCGCTGCGCTGCCCGTGCTGCTCGATCCATACGGCGGGCCCCACGCCCAGAGGGTGCAACACAACCATGCCCTCTTCACGACCTCGCAGTGGTTCGCCGATCAGGGCTTCGTGGTTGTGGTGACCGACGGCAGGGGCACGCCGGGGCGCACCAGTTCGTTCGAACGCGCCGTGTGGGGCGACCTCGCGGCGCCGGTCCTGGAAGACCAGGTCGATGCGCTCCATGCCGTCGCCGAGCGATACCCGGGCGCACTCGATCTGCAACGTGTCGCCATCAGGGGATGGTCGTTTGGTGGTTACCTGGCGGCCCTTGCGGTGATGCGCAGGCCCGATGTGTTCCATGCCGCGGTCGCCGGAGCCCCTGTGACCGACTGGCGTCTGTACGACACCCACTACACCGAGCGCTACCTGGGCCACCCCGACGCCTATCCCGAGCACTATTCGGGCACCTCGCTGATGGCCGACGCCCACAAGCTGACCCGGCCGCTGATGCTGATACACGGCCTCGCAGACGACAACGTGGTGTCGGCCCACACGCTGCAGCTCAGCGGTCACCTGCTGGCGGCCGGCCGCCCGCACACGGTGTTGCCACTGTCTGGTGTGTCACACATGACGCCACAAGAGGTCGTCGCCGAGAACCTGCTGTTGTTGCAGCTCGAGTTCCTCAGAGAAGCACTGCGATGA
- a CDS encoding PhoH family protein, whose product MPNLVKIRVPGNHLMTPLLGQHDELLQLVRDAHPHASIHVRGNEISIEGEDGDRASSVFEELVLLLEQGNGVDEEVVRRTIDMVRADERPSQVFGSTILRAPSGRTVRPKSAGQKAYAEAIRANIITFGIGPAGTGKTWLAVALAVEALLAKQVKRIVLTRPAVEAGERLGFLPGDLMAKVDPYLRPLYDALHDMFDAETAEKLFDRSTVEVAPLAFMRGRTLNDSFIILDEAQNTTPEQMKMFLTRVGFGSKAVVTGDVTQTDVPGGRSGLRDIDKILGEIDGIGFCYLSRRDIVRHRIVQDIVDAYERDSTRSAQRSGS is encoded by the coding sequence GTGCCAAACCTCGTCAAGATAAGGGTTCCGGGTAACCATCTGATGACGCCGTTGCTCGGCCAGCACGACGAGCTTCTGCAGCTGGTCCGCGACGCTCATCCGCACGCGTCGATTCATGTTCGCGGCAACGAGATCAGCATCGAGGGCGAGGATGGTGACAGGGCCAGCAGCGTCTTCGAAGAGCTCGTGCTGCTGCTCGAGCAGGGCAACGGTGTCGACGAAGAGGTCGTCAGGCGCACCATCGACATGGTTCGCGCCGACGAACGTCCTTCGCAGGTGTTCGGCTCGACCATTCTTCGCGCCCCCAGCGGGCGCACGGTGCGCCCCAAGAGCGCCGGGCAGAAGGCCTACGCGGAAGCCATCCGGGCCAACATCATCACGTTCGGCATCGGCCCGGCGGGCACCGGCAAGACGTGGCTGGCGGTCGCCCTCGCTGTCGAGGCGCTGTTGGCCAAGCAGGTCAAGCGCATCGTGCTGACCCGGCCGGCGGTCGAGGCGGGCGAGCGTTTGGGCTTTCTCCCCGGTGACCTGATGGCCAAGGTCGACCCGTACCTGAGGCCCCTCTACGACGCCTTGCACGACATGTTCGACGCCGAAACCGCCGAGAAGTTGTTCGACCGCTCGACCGTAGAGGTCGCCCCGCTGGCCTTCATGCGCGGTCGCACGCTGAACGACAGCTTCATCATTCTCGACGAGGCCCAGAACACCACACCCGAGCAGATGAAGATGTTTCTCACCCGTGTCGGCTTCGGTTCCAAGGCCGTCGTCACCGGCGACGTCACCCAGACCGACGTCCCCGGGGGTCGCAGCGGCTTGCGCGACATCGACAAGATCCTGGGCGAAATCGACGGCATCGGGTTCTGTTATCTGTCGCGCCGCGACATCGTCAGGCACCGCATCGTGCAAGACATCGTCGATGCCTACGAACGAGACTCGACCCGATCGGCCCAACGGAGCGGCTCGTGA
- the ybeY gene encoding rRNA maturation RNase YbeY gives MTVEPPSFRSGPQRAGRPGSLEVFVADEQSEVDIPVDHYGALSRYVLETEGVTGDVEFALLFVDEPVMADLNQTHMGKSGPTDVLAFPIDDDLGQVGRSPDGGSRRPATRDPVAMPGPRLLGDVVVCPTVASSNAAGNKGSYPHHDGSTRAEIDLLVVHGILHVLGHDHAEPGEEAVMKAAERRLLDGFAQRSGGDSR, from the coding sequence GTGACGGTCGAGCCACCGAGTTTCAGGTCTGGGCCCCAGCGTGCAGGGCGCCCTGGATCGCTCGAAGTGTTCGTTGCCGACGAGCAGTCTGAGGTCGACATACCGGTCGACCATTACGGGGCGCTCAGCCGATATGTGCTCGAAACCGAGGGCGTCACAGGCGATGTCGAGTTCGCACTGTTGTTCGTGGACGAGCCGGTGATGGCAGACCTGAACCAGACCCACATGGGCAAATCGGGCCCCACCGACGTGTTGGCGTTCCCCATCGACGACGATCTGGGTCAGGTGGGTCGATCGCCCGACGGCGGCAGCCGCCGCCCGGCTACCCGAGACCCGGTGGCCATGCCCGGCCCGCGGTTGTTGGGTGACGTGGTCGTGTGCCCAACCGTCGCATCGTCCAACGCCGCCGGCAACAAGGGGTCCTATCCCCACCACGACGGCTCGACCCGGGCCGAGATCGACCTGTTGGTGGTGCATGGCATCTTGCACGTTCTGGGTCACGATCACGCCGAGCCCGGCGAAGAGGCGGTCATGAAGGCGGCCGAGCGCAGGCTGCTTGACGGCTTCGCCCAGCGCTCCGGCGGTGATAGCCGATGA
- a CDS encoding hemolysin family protein, which produces MNLLLVSLAIAALLLIAGVMRLIEVTFTRLSRARAAGLDEVDGAENRLTVLVADRSRVVGPAALLRLSSQAGIVAMLTVVLTDRMGPTGGVVAALAFAGIGFVLVESTPHRWAIDNNDRVARALARPAAALAAFPLLVVLCRPLLAVVKLLVPKSAQIDDPEVGEDELLALTEAAAASDVIDDDEAEIIESIIELGDTIAREVMVPRPDMVTLPHGSTVRDAVRLVLDHGFTRVPVAGEAVDDIAGVVLAKDLMRVLLSGRIDSPLQAVGVVRPMRFVPESKRAGELMREMQAERMHMCIVVDEYGGIAGLITLEDIIEELVGEIVDEYDDEVPLIEELGDGAYRVSGRVHIDDLADFIGDDLPDGEWDTVGGLMLDLLGRVPEEGDSVASSGHVFTALRVDQRRIDTVEVRPDPATQVESGMGEFEAAP; this is translated from the coding sequence ATGAACCTGTTGTTGGTGTCGTTGGCCATCGCAGCCTTGCTGCTGATCGCGGGGGTCATGCGCCTGATCGAAGTCACCTTCACCCGTCTCAGCCGGGCGCGAGCCGCGGGCCTCGACGAGGTCGACGGTGCCGAGAATCGCCTTACGGTGCTGGTTGCCGACCGATCACGGGTGGTGGGACCCGCCGCATTGCTGCGACTGTCGTCTCAGGCGGGCATCGTGGCCATGCTGACCGTCGTGCTCACCGACCGCATGGGCCCCACCGGTGGTGTTGTAGCCGCGCTGGCGTTTGCGGGCATCGGGTTCGTGCTGGTCGAGTCGACCCCGCACCGGTGGGCCATCGACAACAACGACCGAGTGGCTCGCGCGCTCGCCAGGCCTGCCGCTGCCCTGGCCGCTTTCCCTCTGCTGGTGGTGTTGTGCCGACCGTTGCTGGCGGTGGTCAAGCTGCTGGTTCCCAAGTCGGCGCAGATCGACGACCCCGAGGTGGGCGAGGACGAACTGCTGGCGCTGACCGAAGCGGCGGCGGCCAGCGACGTCATCGACGACGACGAGGCCGAGATCATCGAGTCGATAATCGAGCTGGGCGACACGATCGCACGCGAGGTCATGGTTCCCCGCCCCGACATGGTCACGTTGCCGCACGGCTCCACCGTGCGCGACGCGGTTCGCCTGGTGCTCGACCACGGTTTCACCCGGGTGCCCGTGGCCGGCGAGGCCGTCGACGACATAGCAGGTGTCGTGCTCGCCAAAGACCTCATGCGGGTGCTGCTGTCGGGCCGCATCGACTCGCCTCTGCAAGCCGTCGGTGTGGTGCGTCCGATGAGGTTCGTTCCCGAGAGCAAGAGGGCCGGCGAGCTCATGCGAGAGATGCAGGCCGAACGTATGCACATGTGCATCGTGGTCGACGAATACGGCGGCATCGCCGGATTGATAACCCTCGAAGACATCATCGAAGAACTGGTCGGTGAGATCGTCGACGAATACGACGACGAGGTTCCGCTCATCGAAGAGTTGGGCGACGGCGCATACCGGGTCAGCGGCAGGGTTCACATCGACGACCTCGCCGACTTCATAGGCGACGACCTGCCAGACGGCGAATGGGACACCGTGGGTGGCCTGATGCTCGATCTGCTGGGTCGGGTGCCAGAGGAGGGCGACTCCGTCGCATCCAGCGGCCACGTGTTCACGGCCCTCAGGGTGGATCAGCGGCGCATCGACACGGTCGAGGTTCGCCCCGACCCTGCAACCCAGGTCGAGTCGGGCATGGGCGAGTTCGAGGCGGCGCCGTGA